The following is a genomic window from Clostridium fungisolvens.
GTTCTTCAAAAGTTGTTGCTTTAAATTCAGCCATTTTTATTAATATTCTATCTGCTGTTCTAAGCCAAGTATTTGTTATTGCGATATCCATTTCGTCGCCTGAAAAAGTAACTTTACCATTCTCGATAGTCAAATCTTCATATCCAAGCTTTTTCAGTTCTTTTGCCGTAATAGATTCTATTCCAAAAGTACTGGTGGCTATTAAATCATAATCCATTTAAAAACTCCTATTCTTATCCCTAAGTTTATCTTTCATATATCTTGACGGAATCAGTCCCATCAATTTCTAGTATCTCTACTCCTATATTTTCCAGCTTTGATGTTGGCACATTTTTTCCTACAAAATCTGCTCTTATAGGAAGCTCTTTATGCCCCCTATCTATTAGAACTGCTAATTGTATATTTTCAGGTCTTCCTGAATCCATAATTGCTTCTATGGCAGCTCTTACAGTTCTGCATGTATAAAGCACATCATCAACAATAATAACTTTTTTATTTCTTACTGTAACCCCAATGTCAGATTCCTTAACTGTTGGTTTGTCCCCTATATCAGTTAAATCATCTCTATATAGAGTAATATCTACACTTCCAACGGGAACTTTTATTCCTTCGAATTTTTCAATAAGCGCAGATATTCTCTTAGCTAAAGGATACCCTCTTCTTTTTATACCTATAAGGACAATATCATCAACACCTTTGTTTTTTTCAATTATTTCGTGAGCTATTCTCACTAAACTTCTTCTTATAGCTTCTTCATCTAAAAGTATTGCCTTTAGATTCATATTATACTCTCCTCCAAATTAATTACTTCTTTATTATTAACCTTTAACATCTACTAAAGTTTATTTAAAATCTCCAAAAAATATGGTGGTAGTTCAGACGTAAACTCCATATAGGTATTTTTAGTTGGGTGTATAAAGCCAAGTGTCTTTGCATGGAGCATTTGCCCTTCTAGCTTAAATTTCTGTTTTTTAAATCCGTATACTGGGTCTCCTACCAAAGGATGTCCTAAATAAGCCATATGTACTCTTATCTGATGTGTTCTACCTGTTTCCAAGCTACATTTAACCAATGTGTTGCTCTTAAATCTCTCTATGACTTCATAATGTGTAACTGCTCTTCTTCCGCCTTCAACTATAGCCATTTTTATTCTGTCCTGTGGATGCCTAGCTATAGGTTTATCAACAATGCCATTATCATTTTTAAATACGCCTTCTGTAAGTGCATAATATTCTCTTTTTATTGAGTGAACTTTAAATTGCTCTGTTAATTTGCTATGGGCAAAATCATTTTTTGCTACTACCAAAATCCCTGATGTATCTTTGTCAATTCTATGTACTATTCCAGGTCTTATCACTCCATTTATACCGGATAAATCCTTACAATGATATAAAAGAGCATTTACTAGTGTTCCATTATAATTACCAGGGGCAGGATGAACAACCATCCCTTGCTTTTTATTAATAACAACTACATCATCATCTTCGTATATAATATCTATATCTAAATTTTCTGGTTCTACACTCAATATTTCTGGCTCAGGTATATTTAAAATAATAACATCATTTTCTTTTAATTTGTAGTTACTTTTTATTATTTTATTATTAACAAGTACTGCTTCATTATCAATCAGGTTCTGAATATGAGATCTAGATCTATCTGTTATCTTTTCTGATAAAAACTTATCTATCCTTATATCTTTTTCTTCCGAACTTATTTCAAAAATCAACTCATCCATAGTATATAAAAAATTTCCCCCATCCTTTATCTTTAATCCGGTAATTGGTTCTTATACTGTTCGTTACTTACCTTTTCTACTGGCTCCACATACATATCATCATCATCATATACGTCAAATCTATTTTGCAATCTATTAAAGTTATCAACAGCCTGAAAAGAATCTTCAGCATCAAACCCAACCTTTTCATATTCATTATAATCATTATAACCATAACCAAAAGGATTTCCTATAACATCTTCTTCGATTGGTCTTCTGTTACTCCTATACTCTTTTATTGAACCTATAACAGTTTGACACTTAATACAATATTGCGCATATGGAAGAAAGTCAAGTCTTTCCTTACTTATTTCTACACCACATCTTTTACATACACCATATTTTCCTTGATCTAATGATTGCAAACTTTCATCAATCTTACTAAGTATCTCACGTTCATTACCTTTTAATGCCTTACCTCTTTCAAAATCGAAAGTTTCAGTAGCCAAATCTGATGGGTGATTATCATAAAAAGAAAGTTCCGAAGCCATTTCTGCATGAGAATCTACGGCTTCATTTTCTTTTAGTTCTTTTATTAAGCTTAGAACCCTCTCTTTTTCCTTATTTAATTTAATACGATATCTATCATAATCCTTTCTATCCATATTATCGCTTCCTTTCAAAAGAATTGGTTTTCAAAAGTGATTTATATATTATTATTCTTTCAAAAGATAGACTTTTTATAACAAAGTTATAAATATAATATGATTAACAAAAGATAATATAAGTTTAATTTCAATAATATTTTTCAACATAGGCTGAAATAAAAATAAACCACCTCACTCATTTAATATAAGCAAACTTTGAAGTTCTCCTTCAATACAAGTTTGAAATATTAATTAATGAAGTGGTTATTCATAGAAAATAATCAATGGATTCTTAAAATCAGAAGTAAAACTATCTGTTAGCGAAAAAACTCTTTATTTCTTCCATATCATCTTTTTCTACTTGTTCGTTTTTATAATTACTTATTGCATTTTCCTCTATGCCATTATGTATATCTTTTTCACTTATTTCTTCAATTGGATGAGATATGTTAAAATTTTTGATAAAGCTCTTTTCAAGGTCATCAAAAGTTTCTAGCTGAGTCTTCATGAAATTTCTAAATTGAGCACGGAACTTTACAAATTCTTGCTTTACTCTATCATATTCATCATTAATCTGAATTACATCATTATGCGCCTTATCAAGAATCTTTTGAGCAGTCTCATTGGCACTATTTACAACCAATTCAGCTTCTTTTTGAGCATTCAATTTTGCTTGTTCAGCTGTATTTTGAGCTAATAATAAAGTATTTTGTATAGTATTTTCTATTTTTGCATAATGCTCAACTTTTTCTCCTACTGAAGCTAGCTTTTCTTTTAATAGTGAATTTTCTTTGTATAAATCTTCGTAATCTTCAACTACTTTTTCTAAGAATTCATCTACTTCATCAGAACTATATCCTCTTAGGCCTCTTTTAAATTCTTTGTTGTTTATTTCCATGGGAGTCAGTTTCATGCGAATCACCTCTGCTATTTATATTTTTTTACCATTAGTTTTAAATTATCACTTTTCGTTTTACCGACAATATCTTCAATTATAAATTTACCTATTCCTCTTATTGTTATTGTACTTTTCAACTTTACTTCTGTACTCTTATTCCTATTTTCCTTGTAGTCTAAAAGTACACTCCCATTAGAAATCAAATCCATTGCATCATTTCTTGATTTTCTGCTTATTGACGCAACTATGGCATCTAATCTCATAGAAGCGACTTGTATATTTACTTCTTCGAAATCAACTTTAGGTACAATTTCTAAATCCTTAATAGTTTTTATGTTTATGCTATGTCTTCCTATCTTTGTAAGATTGGAGATAATATATTCATACACATCTTTATGTACAGAAACAAAACAACTGAAATCTTTTACTCTTAAATCGCCAATTTTTTCACGCTTTATTCCTAGAGATAGGATCGCTCCCAAAAAATCTCTATGTCCTAAAGTTCCAAACTTACCGTTATAGTTTATTTGAAGAATTTCATAAGGCCAATCAATATCAAAAGAATTAACTGCTATCATTCTGCGTTCACTATCTTCAAAGCCACCTTCAACAAGAACACTTACCCCTATTCCTTTAAAATATTCTTGTAATCTATTCCATACAATAGGGGCGTAAAACTCATTAGTTACAATAGGAATATCTCTCTCAATGGAAGTTGTTAGCTTATTATATAAATTACTATACTCACCTACGTCGTCTAATCCTAGTATTGAAATGAATTCTTTTTTATTCATACTATACTATTGCAAAAACTATAGTTTGGATAATAGATAGCGCAACTATAGCCAGTATTGGTGAAAAATCCAAAGGAGAATTAGGTGCTATTTTCCTTTGTAATTTTTGAAAAGGCGACAATATTGGGTCAGTAATTATTCTCACATAATAAGTTAATTTATTTTCTTTCCCCATGAAAACAAGAGAAAGTATAACATCCACAAAAATCATAAATTGTATAAAGTCAAATAACAATGTTAAAATTTCTTCTATTAAAGATATATAAATCTCCTCCGATTCATAGATGTACTACTTCATAATTGATTTTATATATTCAAATTTTCTCTTAATGAATAAGATAGTTTTGAATTTTTTTAAGAATTGAACAGCACACCTTTACTTTGACCAATTAAATAGTCCTTTTGTTGAAAGTTCACTCTTAAGTTCACTAGTAACTTCTACATTAGATGGTGATAGTATATATACGCCTCTCTCAACTTCTTGCAATTCACCAGAAAGTGCAAAGCAAGCACCGCTTATAAAATCTAAAAGTCGTTGAGCTATTTTATTTTCTAAGTTACTTGTATTTACAACTACAATCTTTCTACTCTTAAGTGCATCGCAAATTTCAGTTGCATCCTCATAAGCAGATGGTTTTGTTATCATAACTTTAGCTGATGCAGCAGAATGAATATTTACAACCTTATTATTTTTCTTACCTGATAATACTGGTTCAAGGGTTTCATCTGCAGCTAATTCTTCTTCTTCATCAAATTCATCGTACTCTTCATCGTATTCCTCAAAGCCTAAAATCTCTTTCATCTTATTAAACATTTTTGCAGCCATAGTTAATCCTCCTATTTATATTCTCTTACCAAAAATTCCCTCACCTATCCTAACAAGAGTGGCTCCTTCTTCTATTGCAGTTTCATAGTCGTGAGTCATTCCCATAGATAGTATTTCCATAGTTACATTTTGGTATTTCTGTTTCTTAATATTTTCAAAAATATTTTTTGTTCTTTTAAAATAATATCGGTTACTTTCTTCATTACCTTTAGGAATAATAACCATTATTCCTTTAATTTTTACATAATTACATCTTTCTACCTCATTCAAGACCTCATTTAGCTGTTCTTCGTAAAAACCATACTTGGTATCTTCCTTGCCGATATTAATTTGAATAAGTGTATTTATCTGCATTTGGTTTTTAGAGCATTGTTTTTCAAGCTCCTTAAGAAGTTTTGTGCTGTCTAAAGAATGAATAAGAAAAGCTTTATCAATTATATACTTTATCTTATTGGTCTGCAGATGTCCTATGAAGTGCCATCTTACGTCCTTATGAAAAAGTTCAAATTTTTCTATTAGTTCTTGAACCTTATTCTCACCAAAGTCTCTAATCCCTGCCGTGTAAGCTTCCTCCAGAAACTCGATAGGCTTAGTCTTGGAAACAGCAACTAAAGTCACATCTTCCGGCATAGATTCTTTTATCTGCTCTATATTCTTTTTTATACTCAAAATAATCATGCCTCCACTTCTTTAAAATATATATTCTTCATAAACTTAAAAAATCCTTCAAAATATTTAAATCTTACACCTATTTTGTTTTAGGTGTAAGATCATTAAAGTTCGCATCCCCTAAATAAGGATCTATATTTATATTATCTTTCTTCTCTATAGATATTTCAACTCCCCTATTCATTAGGGATCTTATAAATCCATCATCTCTTTTTAGTATACTGTCAAGTGTGTCTGGATCTCCGATAGCATACACATCAAAAGAAGGTCCTGGTATCTGAACTCCATTAATATCTAAAAAAGCCCACTTACACAAAATTGCCGTATTAGGAAGAACTCTCTGTCCCCCGATAGATATTGCCTCAGCACCAGCAACTCTTAATTCATTTACAACTCTTATCATATCATCATCGTGTATAGTTCGAAGTAGTATAAGCTGAGAATTTTCATATTCATATCCTTCTGTTGTATCAATTGTACCATCCCTTAAGGTTATCTTTACGCCCTTACCTTTTACTCCACTAAAACCTACTTCCATCTTATTACTATTTGATTCATCATTAATGTCCTGAGTTATTTTCTCACTCTTAGTGTCGTCATATTTATATTTATTCATCTTTTCTATCATTTTAGAATTAGAATCTCTAAGGTTAGAAACCTCTCCATATAACTTATTTTTTTGATTATATGCATCTTGATACTGTTTGGCACTCATTTGAAAACTTCTCGTAGTTCCCTTTAAATTTATATTAAGAGCGATAAGAATTCCTATTATAATTGAAGCTATAAAAACAAATATCGATGCTTCGTTATTTCTCATATATACACCCCTCTATCGGGATCTTGCTTTCTCAATCAAAAGCCTTCTCACTATAGCAAAATTATCAAAGATTCTTCCACCAAAAACTATTACTGCCGCTATATAAATAGGAATTCCAAGTTTATCTCCTAAATAAGCTAAAGCTACTGCAAGTGCGGCATTTCCAAAAAAGCCTGAAATAAAAATATCCGCTTGAAAATTCTTTGATAAACTAGCTCTAATAGCTCCAAAAACCGAATCTAAACAAGCTAGTATAGCAACTGACATATATGGCGAAAATTTTTCAGGTATATCCACTTTCCAAACTATTCCAACTATAATTCCAATCAAAAGTCCTATGAATGCTATCATTTAATAATCACTCCTACTGTACAGGTTTAATAAAATCATTATGAATAACTTGAGATGATTTAGGTATAACTACCTCATTGCTTTTCTCTATTTTTCTTTCATAATTAGATAGAACACCGTAATCTAAAGCGCCTTGAAAAGTTAATCCTGCGTCTAGCTTTGCTTTATCACCTATGGCTTTTATGACTATTTTATCGCTTGGTGATATTCTTTCATTTGAGCCAATCCAAATAAAATTACTTGCATTTTTTATACCTGTCTGAGAGGTAACTCTTTTCTCGTTTATAGATATTGCTTCTGCACCGGAAAAGTTTAAGATATTAACAATATGAATAAGTTCATTTTCAGATATATAGTCTGCGTTATTGCTAGAAAAAATAGAGGACTTTGGTGTAAGATAAAAAATCACACCTTGACCCTTTACATCAACAGTACCTAGTATCATTCTGGTTTTATCAAGCTGTTGCTTTACTTCTGTATTTACATCACCTTTTTTAGCTGCTGATTCTTCTATCTTCTTTAAATCTTCAGTCAAAGAGTTATTCTGCTTTACAAGTTCATCTTTTTCTTTCTTAAGAGCATCTATTTCAGCTGTAATATCTGTTTTATCCACATTATCTTTAACAGCACTTTCTTTGTTATTTATCAATTTAAATTGATATGCCAATAAAAACCCTAATAATGCACATACAATAGCAACAACTATCTGCGAAGTTACCTTTTTCATTGCACTTCCTCCTTATTCCTTTTTTATAACTGGATCTCCATCAAAACTAACATCAATATAGCCTTTTGTAATTCCAATGCTACTTTCTTTTAATATTTTTATGCAATTATTAAGTTTAATCTCAAGATTTTCATCGTTACCCAACAATAACTTTACGTCACCTACTAAAATATTTAATGAGGTGGTATTTTCTAAATTTACTAAATTGAACTTTACATCGCTCTTATTTTCTTCTAGTAGATTACCTATATTGTCAGCTATTCTTTTTATTTTCTCATCACTGTTGAAGTATGTCCCTACATCAGTAGAAGTCGGAGAAACCCCTGTAAGTTCAGTAAGATTTAATCCATCTATACTAGCCCTTTTTTCTAGAATTTTCAGTTCAGAATTTAGTACATATATTCCATCAGAACCCTTTACAAAATATACAGCCTTTCTTTCTACTACATTTATAATGATTCCACTCGGAAATACTCTTTTGAGATTAACTTTCTCAATATAAGGATTTGCTGTAATTTTATAACTAACATCTTTTTGGTTTATGTAAAAAATATTTTTCCCGAGTAGCTCTGATCTACTTATAATTTCTTTGCTATCTATTATTTTATTATTTTCAACTTTAACATCAGCTATATTAAAAAATGGAGCCTTTAATAATATAAGAATAGTTATAGAAAAGAAGAAAACAAAAAATAAAACCAATTTTTTTCTAACTTTTTTCTTTTTGTGCTTTTTTATATATTCATTTATTTCATTATTCATATAATACCTTCTTAACTTTTGATATAATTACTAAAATTATGGTTATATTACAATTTATATAATACCATTATATCTATGTTTTTTCATTACAAAATTATTAAAAGATATTGTTTATTATGTAAATATATTACTCTTAATTATTTAAACTAAAAATAAACTTTTCTTTTATTATCGTGCACTTTTTTGATATATTAATATATAACTAGAATTAATATATCAAAACAAAAAGCTGGCCGTTCATAGGCTCAGCTATTTTATTTTATATTATTCAATTTAATTTGTCTATTGTTGATGTGCCACTTCACAATAAATTTATATTTTCAAATTCTCTCACAAAAAGCCGTGAGAGTTTTGAAAATTGTTTTCTGTTTGAATTGTCACATCCTTAGATGTGCCACTTCACAATAAATTTATATTTTCAAATTCTCTCACAAAAAGCCGTGAGAGTTTTGAAAATTGTTTTCTGTTTGAATTGTCACATCCTTAGATGTGCCATTTCATAATAAATTTATATCATTCTCTTTTTCTCTACTTGTCTCGATATATTAAGCAGAACTCCCATGGCGGCCATGTTAATGACCAGAGAGCTTCCTCCATAACTTATAAACGGTAATGGTACTCCTGTAACAGGCATTGATCCAGTTACAACGGCTATATTGATAATAGCCTGAACTGCAACTATAGATGTTATTCCAGTCGCTAACAAGGTTCCAAAGGCATCTTTAGCGCTCATAGCAATTCTAATCCCTCTAAAAACGAAGATGATGAATAAAAGTATTATTAGCGCACAGCCTATAAGTCCTAACTCTTCTCCTATTATAGCAAATATAAAGTCGTTATGTGGTTCTGGCATATACAAAGTCTTTTGTCTTGATTGCCCAATACCAAGTCCAGTAACTCCCCCTGCACCAAGAGCATAAAAAGACTGAATAAGTTGATATCCGTCACCAGCAGGATCTTGCCATGGATTTAAGAAGTTTAATAATCTTGCTTTTCTGTAAGGTTCACTAAATATAAAGAAAGTTGCAGCTGCAAACATTGCTGGAACTACTCCAAAAGCAAGGATATTAGTTTTAGCACCTGCCACAAACATTACTATCAATGTAACTATCATTATTACAGATGCAATACTTAAGTTTTTCTCCAAAAGAATCATACCTGCAAAAAATCCTGATACTATTAAATAAGGCAGTATCCCCTCTTTGAAGGTTTTCATCTTCTCCCCTTTTTTCTCCATACTGGTAGCCATAAACAAAACAACAACATACTTAACCAACTCTGACGGCTGAAACTGTCCTAGTGGACCTAGTTGTATCCATCTCTTGGCACCATTTACGTCTGCTGAGAAAAAAACAGCTATTAGCAAAGGTAAGGATATAATCATCATTATTCTTGTATACTTTTTAAGCTTATGATAGTCAACAGACATCATAAAAAACATAACCGCGACGCCTAGAACAGACCACTGTAGCTGCTTCTTTAAAAAGAACATACTATCATTATTCTTATACATTGCGTAGTATGAACTAGCACTATATACCATTACTACACCAATCGCCAACAGGAAGAAAATCGTGTAGAACATTACATAATCGATTTGTCCCATTTTAGGCTTGTTTTTTTTCATTCAAATTCCTCCTATAATTACTACAAAGACAAAAAGGCAATAAGACAAAGTAAAAGGGTGCAAATCGAGAATACCGAAACAATCTTTGTTTCACTCCATCCTATTTGCTCAAAGTGATGATGTATCGGAGCCATCTTAAATACTCTTTTTCCAGTAAGCTTAAAAGATGCCACTTGAATTATAACCGAAAGAGTTTCTAAAACATAAATTCCACCTACAATTATTATAACAAGTTCCATTTTAAGCATCATTGCTATAGCAGCTACAGCTCCTCCTAGAGCAAGCGAGCCTGTATCTCCCATAAATATTCTAGCCGGAAATGCATTAAATCTTAAAAATCCCAGTAAAGCACCAGCTAGCGCTACACAGAATATAGAAAGTCTATAATGCCCCATATTTAAGCTTAAGATAGATAGGAAAGTCATTACTAATATAGTTATCGAAGTTGCGAGTCCATCCAATCCATCTGTAAGATTTACTGCATTAGTTGTTGCTGCAAAATAGATTATTATAAAAGGTATAAATAACCATCCCATCTCCCATTGTTGTCTAGAAAATGGTACATTTATTGAAGTTCCTATGCTCACATACGCATAATAAGCTAATGCACCAGAAACTATAAGAAGCAGCACCATCTTCTGCCATGCTCTCAAGCCCAGGTTATTTCTATGAATAATTTTCAATAGGTCATCCAAAAAGCCTACAAACCCAAAGGCGATAAATGCATATAACACTACCATAGACTCATCAGTGAAACTAGGTATCATGACAAGCATGGTAATTAATGTGGCTAATATAAATATTATTCCTCCAATTGTTGGTGTTCCTGCCTTTTTCAAATGACTTCTTGGACCATCTTCTCTTATATTTTGTCCAAATTTAAGCCTATGTAAAAGAGGTATTATAACTGGACCTATTATTGATGCCACAATAAAACTTATTAAAATTGATATTATTAACGCTGTATTAGCTAAATTCCCCATATATTGCCGTCTATATTAGACAGCTCACCTCCTTGG
Proteins encoded in this region:
- the pyrR gene encoding bifunctional pyr operon transcriptional regulator/uracil phosphoribosyltransferase PyrR, with the translated sequence MNLKAILLDEEAIRRSLVRIAHEIIEKNKGVDDIVLIGIKRRGYPLAKRISALIEKFEGIKVPVGSVDITLYRDDLTDIGDKPTVKESDIGVTVRNKKVIIVDDVLYTCRTVRAAIEAIMDSGRPENIQLAVLIDRGHKELPIRADFVGKNVPTSKLENIGVEILEIDGTDSVKIYER
- a CDS encoding RluA family pseudouridine synthase, which encodes MDELIFEISSEEKDIRIDKFLSEKITDRSRSHIQNLIDNEAVLVNNKIIKSNYKLKENDVIILNIPEPEILSVEPENLDIDIIYEDDDVVVINKKQGMVVHPAPGNYNGTLVNALLYHCKDLSGINGVIRPGIVHRIDKDTSGILVVAKNDFAHSKLTEQFKVHSIKREYYALTEGVFKNDNGIVDKPIARHPQDRIKMAIVEGGRRAVTHYEVIERFKSNTLVKCSLETGRTHQIRVHMAYLGHPLVGDPVYGFKKQKFKLEGQMLHAKTLGFIHPTKNTYMEFTSELPPYFLEILNKL
- a CDS encoding TraR/DksA C4-type zinc finger protein; its protein translation is MDRKDYDRYRIKLNKEKERVLSLIKELKENEAVDSHAEMASELSFYDNHPSDLATETFDFERGKALKGNEREILSKIDESLQSLDQGKYGVCKRCGVEISKERLDFLPYAQYCIKCQTVIGSIKEYRSNRRPIEEDVIGNPFGYGYNDYNEYEKVGFDAEDSFQAVDNFNRLQNRFDVYDDDDMYVEPVEKVSNEQYKNQLPD
- a CDS encoding DivIVA domain-containing protein, whose protein sequence is MKLTPMEINNKEFKRGLRGYSSDEVDEFLEKVVEDYEDLYKENSLLKEKLASVGEKVEHYAKIENTIQNTLLLAQNTAEQAKLNAQKEAELVVNSANETAQKILDKAHNDVIQINDEYDRVKQEFVKFRAQFRNFMKTQLETFDDLEKSFIKNFNISHPIEEISEKDIHNGIEENAISNYKNEQVEKDDMEEIKSFFANR
- a CDS encoding YlmH family RNA-binding protein, which codes for MNKKEFISILGLDDVGEYSNLYNKLTTSIERDIPIVTNEFYAPIVWNRLQEYFKGIGVSVLVEGGFEDSERRMIAVNSFDIDWPYEILQINYNGKFGTLGHRDFLGAILSLGIKREKIGDLRVKDFSCFVSVHKDVYEYIISNLTKIGRHSINIKTIKDLEIVPKVDFEEVNIQVASMRLDAIVASISRKSRNDAMDLISNGSVLLDYKENRNKSTEVKLKSTITIRGIGKFIIEDIVGKTKSDNLKLMVKKYK
- a CDS encoding YggT family protein, with translation MLFDFIQFMIFVDVILSLVFMGKENKLTYYVRIITDPILSPFQKLQRKIAPNSPLDFSPILAIVALSIIQTIVFAIV
- a CDS encoding cell division protein SepF; its protein translation is MAAKMFNKMKEILGFEEYDEEYDEFDEEEELAADETLEPVLSGKKNNKVVNIHSAASAKVMITKPSAYEDATEICDALKSRKIVVVNTSNLENKIAQRLLDFISGACFALSGELQEVERGVYILSPSNVEVTSELKSELSTKGLFNWSK
- a CDS encoding YggS family pyridoxal phosphate-dependent enzyme, giving the protein MSIKKNIEQIKESMPEDVTLVAVSKTKPIEFLEEAYTAGIRDFGENKVQELIEKFELFHKDVRWHFIGHLQTNKIKYIIDKAFLIHSLDSTKLLKELEKQCSKNQMQINTLIQINIGKEDTKYGFYEEQLNEVLNEVERCNYVKIKGIMVIIPKGNEESNRYYFKRTKNIFENIKKQKYQNVTMEILSMGMTHDYETAIEEGATLVRIGEGIFGKRI
- a CDS encoding DUF881 domain-containing protein, with protein sequence MRNNEASIFVFIASIIIGILIALNINLKGTTRSFQMSAKQYQDAYNQKNKLYGEVSNLRDSNSKMIEKMNKYKYDDTKSEKITQDINDESNSNKMEVGFSGVKGKGVKITLRDGTIDTTEGYEYENSQLILLRTIHDDDMIRVVNELRVAGAEAISIGGQRVLPNTAILCKWAFLDINGVQIPGPSFDVYAIGDPDTLDSILKRDDGFIRSLMNRGVEISIEKKDNINIDPYLGDANFNDLTPKTK
- a CDS encoding small basic family protein; its protein translation is MIAFIGLLIGIIVGIVWKVDIPEKFSPYMSVAILACLDSVFGAIRASLSKNFQADIFISGFFGNAALAVALAYLGDKLGIPIYIAAVIVFGGRIFDNFAIVRRLLIEKARSR
- a CDS encoding DUF881 domain-containing protein: MKKVTSQIVVAIVCALLGFLLAYQFKLINNKESAVKDNVDKTDITAEIDALKKEKDELVKQNNSLTEDLKKIEESAAKKGDVNTEVKQQLDKTRMILGTVDVKGQGVIFYLTPKSSIFSSNNADYISENELIHIVNILNFSGAEAISINEKRVTSQTGIKNASNFIWIGSNERISPSDKIVIKAIGDKAKLDAGLTFQGALDYGVLSNYERKIEKSNEVVIPKSSQVIHNDFIKPVQ
- a CDS encoding cell division protein FtsQ/DivIB, which encodes MNNEINEYIKKHKKKKVRKKLVLFFVFFFSITILILLKAPFFNIADVKVENNKIIDSKEIISRSELLGKNIFYINQKDVSYKITANPYIEKVNLKRVFPSGIIINVVERKAVYFVKGSDGIYVLNSELKILEKRASIDGLNLTELTGVSPTSTDVGTYFNSDEKIKRIADNIGNLLEENKSDVKFNLVNLENTTSLNILVGDVKLLLGNDENLEIKLNNCIKILKESSIGITKGYIDVSFDGDPVIKKE
- the spoVE gene encoding stage V sporulation protein E, producing MKKNKPKMGQIDYVMFYTIFFLLAIGVVMVYSASSYYAMYKNNDSMFFLKKQLQWSVLGVAVMFFMMSVDYHKLKKYTRIMMIISLPLLIAVFFSADVNGAKRWIQLGPLGQFQPSELVKYVVVLFMATSMEKKGEKMKTFKEGILPYLIVSGFFAGMILLEKNLSIASVIMIVTLIVMFVAGAKTNILAFGVVPAMFAAATFFIFSEPYRKARLLNFLNPWQDPAGDGYQLIQSFYALGAGGVTGLGIGQSRQKTLYMPEPHNDFIFAIIGEELGLIGCALIILLFIIFVFRGIRIAMSAKDAFGTLLATGITSIVAVQAIINIAVVTGSMPVTGVPLPFISYGGSSLVINMAAMGVLLNISRQVEKKRMI
- the mraY gene encoding phospho-N-acetylmuramoyl-pentapeptide-transferase, translating into MGNLANTALIISILISFIVASIIGPVIIPLLHRLKFGQNIREDGPRSHLKKAGTPTIGGIIFILATLITMLVMIPSFTDESMVVLYAFIAFGFVGFLDDLLKIIHRNNLGLRAWQKMVLLLIVSGALAYYAYVSIGTSINVPFSRQQWEMGWLFIPFIIIYFAATTNAVNLTDGLDGLATSITILVMTFLSILSLNMGHYRLSIFCVALAGALLGFLRFNAFPARIFMGDTGSLALGGAVAAIAMMLKMELVIIIVGGIYVLETLSVIIQVASFKLTGKRVFKMAPIHHHFEQIGWSETKIVSVFSICTLLLCLIAFLSL